From the Bacteroidota bacterium genome, the window GTTTGCGAATTGGTTATATTTACTTCCCAATATCGTCGGAAATTGGTTCATTTTGAGTCCACGTAAGCTCGTCATTGCCATTGATGGGCCGGCCGCATCCGGAAAATCGACAACTGCAAAACTCGTTGCGGCCCGCTTGGGCTACTTGCATATCGATACCGGGGCGATGTACCGGGCAATCACGCTGAAGGTTCTGCGCAGCGGAGTTCAGGGATATTACTCGACGCGTATCGCGGAGTTGGTCAGCAGTACAAGCATTGAACTGCAACCCGTGAACGGTTCTTTGAAAATCCTGCTTGACGGAAGAGATGTTTCGGAAGCGATTCGTTCGCCTGAAGTGACAACTGCCGTAAGTTCGGTGAGTTCAATACGCCAAGTGCGTGCGGTATTGGTGAGTGAACAACGCAGAATCGGTAGGCAGGGCGGCGTTGTGCTTGAAGGGCGCGACATCGGCACGGTGGTGTTTCCCGATGCGGATCTTAAAGTGTTCATGATTGCAAGTATTGACGCCCGCGCACTGAGACGACAACGGGAATTGCGACAACACGGAATCGAAACCGATCTCAATATACTCCGTGAAGAAATTCGCCAACGGGATGAAAAGGACTCGACACGGGATGAAAGTCCGCTCAAGAAAGCAGACGATGCCATCGAACTTGACACATCTGAGATGTCGATTGACGAGCAGGTGGAGTTCGTGGTGAGGAAAGCTGAAGAGAGAATGAAAGCGATAGGTTCATGAAAGTAACGATTGACAAGAACTCCGGATTCTGTTGGGGTGTTGTCCGAACGGTTGATATCGCAGAAGAGGTTATGAAGGATTCGCCCGAATTATACTCGCTTGGCCCCATCATTCACAATCCGATGGAGATCAACCGGTTGAAGGAGAAGGGACTTGAAACCATTACGCATTCGGATTTCGAACAACTGAGCGGGAAGAAGGTACTCATTCGTGCACACGGAGAGCCACCTTCGACATATGCGCTTGCCCGGAAGAATAATATCGAACTCATTGATGCAACATGCCCGGTTGTGACAAAGGTTCAGGAACGGATCAGAAAGTTCTGCGACAAGGGTTATCAAATCGTGATCTTTGGGAAGAAGGATCATGCGGAGGTGATCGGGTTGGTTGGTCATACGAATAACGAAGCGATTGTCATCAAGTCGGTAGAAGAAACATCGAAAGTCGATTTGACAAGAAAAACAGTTCTGTTTTCTCAAACAACGATGGACAAGCCGACGTTTTATGAAATTGCAAGAGTTCTGAAAGAGAAAGTACGGGGCGAATTTGAAGTCGGAACGTTTGAGGAATCTGCAATCGACTTCCACGCAAAAGACACGATTTGTGGTCAGGTTTCCGGACGCGACAAGAAATTGCGTGAATTCGCTTCGCAGAATGACGTCATGATTTTTGTTGCCGGCAGAAACTCGTCAAACGGCAAAGTATTGTATGATATTTGCAAAGAAGCGAATCCCGACACCTTTTTTATTGAACAAGAATCGGAACTGAAGCACGAGTGGTTCGAAGGGAAAAAGTCGGCAGGTATTAGCGGTGCAACAAGTACGCCGCATTGGTTGATGGAAAAAGTGAAAACGGCGGTTGAGATGATCGCGAGCCCGATGCACGCGGAACACACGGTATAGTCATCACTAACAAACAACAATACAAACCAAAACATGGTCCTTTCCCCGTTGTGCGTGTAATCTGATGACGTTACACGATCGCAAGACGGAAGGGGTGTCCCGGTGGCAACGGGACGTTATGTTAAACATTCGGAGGATGAATGGCTGATTCAAACAACAGCGTTGTCGACAATGTAGTCGATCGGGAATATGGTGAGGCCGAATACAACGATCTCAAAAGGCTCTATGAGAGCTCGATGGGGAAGATCAGTGAGGGAGAGATCGTCAAAGGTCGCGTCGTTGCTATTCACGACAATGAAGTTTCGGTTGATATCGGATTCAAGTCGGAGGGAACCGTCCCTCTCGCTGAATTCACGAACAAAGATGAATTGAGGGTTGGCGACGAGATAGAAGTCTTTCTCGAAAGCGTCGAGAACAAAGACGGGCAGTTGGTTCTCTCGCGCAAGCGGGCAGACTTTATGCGCGTGTGGGAACGAGTAACAAAAGCATTTGAAACAGGCGAAGTGCTGCAAGGACGTTGTGTCCGTCGAATTAAAGGCGGGATAGTCGTGGACTTGCTCGGCATTGACGCTTTTCTTCCCGGATCTCAAATCGACGTTCGACCTGTTCGTGATTTTGATGCCTTCATCGGGAAGACACTTGACTTCCGCGTTGTGAAAATCAATCATCCTTCTGAAAACGTTGTGGTCAGCCACAAGGTGCTTGTTGAAGAAGAAATGTCCGGCCAACGCCAGGCGATTATTTCGAGCCTCGAAAAAGGGCAGATTCTGGAAGGAACAGTCAAGGCTATCACGGATTTCGGCGTCTTTGTCGATCTCGGCGGCGTCGATGGTCTCGTTCACATTACCGATTTGTCATGGGGACGTATCAACCATCCGTCTGAAATAGTCAAGCTCGATCAGAAGATCAATGTTGTGGTGCTTGATTTTGATCAAGAGAAGAAGCGTATTTCGCTCGGCTACAAACAATTGCAGCCGCATCCGTGGGAAAATATCGAAACAAAATATCCGGTTGGTACAAAGGTTATCGGAAAAGTCGTTTCACTTGCAGACTACGGCGCTTTTGTTGAAATCGAGAAGGGCATTGAAGGGCTCATCCACATCAGCGAGATGAGTTGGACCCAACACATCAAGCATCCATCGCAGGTTGTCTCGATGGGGCAAATGGTGGATGCTGTTATTCTCAGTCTCGACAAGGACAATAAGAAACTCTCACTCGGCATCAAGCAACTTGAGCCGGATCCGTGGTTGAATCTGATGCAGAAATATCCCGTCGATTCACGCCATAAAGGTATAGTCAGAAACCTTACCAACTTCGGAGTGTTCGTCGAACTTGAACAAGGCGTTGACGGTCTCGTACACATTTCCGACTTGTCGTGGACGAAAAAAATCCGCCATCCCGGCGAAGTAGTGAAGAAGGGCGATGAAATTGAAGTTGTGATTCTCAGTGTCGATGTGGATCAACGCCGCATTTCGCTCGGTCACAAACAAATCGAAGACAATCCTTGGGATCGTTTCGGCGACACATACAAAGTGGGCACGGAAGTCGAAGGCAAGATCGTGCGTATCATCGAGAAAGGTGTTATTGTCGAATTGCCGATGGGTGTAGACGGATTTGTGCCGGTGTCACAACTTGCTCAATCACAAGTCAAGAACATCGCCGATAAATTCAAAGTTGGCGAAGCGCTTCCACTGAAGGTTCTTGAATTCGAGAAAGAGTCAAAGAAGATCGTCCTTTCGGCCGTCGAAGCCTTGAAGGACAAGGAGACCCATCTGGTCGACGAGTATATGGCACAACACAAACTGCCGTCCTCAACAATCGGCGATGCAGTTGGTGCACAGGATACTCAAGCGTTGGAGGGCGACACATCCATCCCGGCTGAGAACTGACCTGCCGGGTTTTTAACAGAAAACACCTGCCCGATCATCTCAGGGCGGGTGTTTTTGTATTCCGGGAAGAGAACAGATTCAATGCCTAAAGTCGCATTTCATACACTCGGCTGCAAACTCAACTATGCTGAAACATCTATTCTCGGGAAGCAGTTTGCCGACAGGGGATTCGACATTGTGGATTTCGGACAGCAGGCTGATGTTTGCGTCATCAATACATGCAGCGTGACGGAACGCGCCAATCGCGAATGCCGTCAGATTATCCGCAGGGCGTTGAGGAGTTCCGTCAAGCCGATTGTAGTCGTGACGGGATGCTATGCACAACTGGAACCGGAACAAGTTGCCTCAATTGAGGGCGTTGACTATGTACTGGGGGCGAAAGAGAAATTCGAACTCCTCGATCATGTGACCTCTCTTGAAAAGAAACCTTATCCACATGTTGCCGTTTCCGAGATTCAGGACGTCGATAGCTTCGGCATCGGCTATTCAACGCATGCAACTGATCGGACTCGCGCATTCCTGAAAGTGCAGGATGGCTGTGACTACAATTGCAGTTTCTGCACCATACCTCTGGCACGCGGTGCAAGCAGAAGCCAATCACTGCGCGACTGCGTCGAGCAATCGCAATTATTGGTGGAGCAAGGCTACAAGGAGATTGTGCTTACCGGCGTGAACGTAGGGGATTACGGCAAGAACGCAGATACAGATTTGCTCACATTGCTCAAGGCACTCGTTAAGGTAGAAGGCCTTGAACGGATTCGCATCAGTTCCATTGAGCCGAACCTGCTGACTGAGGAGATCCTTCATTTTGTTGCAAGCGAGAAGAAGATGGCCCCGCATTTTCACGTTCCGTTGCAAAGCGGTTCTGATGTGATTCTTCGGGGGATGCGCCGTCGCTACACCACACAGCAGTACTCCGATCTTATCCATCGCATCAAAATGACGATTCCCGATTGTGGAATAGGCGTTGATGTCATAGTGGGTTTCCCGGGTGAGTCGGATGTGCTGTTTCAAGAGACACATCGCTTTCTGGCAGAACTTCCTATCACGTATCTTCACGTCTTTACGTACTCCGAGCGTCCGAACACTCCGGCAACCGGAATCGACGATCCAGTGGAACCACGCGTCCGTTTTCAACGGAACAAAGCGTTGAGAATTCTCAGTCAGAAGAAGAAGGATGCCTTCCACCTTAACATGGTTGGGCACGAAGTGCAGGTGTTGTTCGAGGGCGACCTTGAGGACGGAATCCGGCTCGGTTTCTCCGGAAACTATGTTCGGGTTGGTATGCCGGCGCATTGCGTCGGGGAGAATGAGCTTGTCGGGTCACGTATTGTGGAACCGGGGAAGAACTTCATGCTCGCTGAACGAATTGACGGCAGAGGTGGTGCAGTCGAGGCGGAGAACGCAGGCAAGTTGCTCATAGAAACACAAGGATATTTGTGAAAATCACGACCATAGAACCCGGGAGCATTGCAGAAGAACTCGAACTCAAAGTCGGTGACGAGGTGCTGGAAATTAACGGGAAACGCGTTGCCGACGTAATTGACTATCGTTTCTACGAGAATGATCCCGTTATCTCTGTGAAGGTTGCCTCGAACGGAGAAATCACCATTTATGATATCGAAAAGGATGAAGGTGAACCGCTCGGTCTTGACTTCGAGGATTTCAAGATTCTTTCATGCGGCAACGATTGCATCTTCTGTTTTGTTGATCAAAACCCCAAGGGGATGCGAAGCCAGGTTTATTTCCGCGACGGCGACTACCGCCTCTCCTTCATGTACGGTAACTATACCACAATGACCAATGCCGGTCCGGCAATTCTTCGTCGTATTATTCAACAGCGACTTTCCCCCCAGTACATTTCGGTACATGTGACCGACTATAAAATTCGGAAATTGATGATGGGATTGAAGAAGGATGATCTCATTCTGGAGAAAATCAAACTTCTTCATGATAATGGTATCGATATGCACACACAGATTGTTCTGTGTCCCGGATTAAACGACGGTACGGCGCTTGAAAAGACTGTGCATGATCTCTATCGCTTCAACAACCATGTGATCTCGCTCGCAATCGTTCCCGTCGGGCTTACGGACCATCGTTTCGGATTGTATCAACTTCGGAAAGTCGATGAACAGTATGCTCAGAATCTGCTGAACCGTGTCGAAGAATGGCAGGAGGTTTTCAAGAAAGAAACG encodes:
- the rpsA gene encoding 30S ribosomal protein S1, translated to MADSNNSVVDNVVDREYGEAEYNDLKRLYESSMGKISEGEIVKGRVVAIHDNEVSVDIGFKSEGTVPLAEFTNKDELRVGDEIEVFLESVENKDGQLVLSRKRADFMRVWERVTKAFETGEVLQGRCVRRIKGGIVVDLLGIDAFLPGSQIDVRPVRDFDAFIGKTLDFRVVKINHPSENVVVSHKVLVEEEMSGQRQAIISSLEKGQILEGTVKAITDFGVFVDLGGVDGLVHITDLSWGRINHPSEIVKLDQKINVVVLDFDQEKKRISLGYKQLQPHPWENIETKYPVGTKVIGKVVSLADYGAFVEIEKGIEGLIHISEMSWTQHIKHPSQVVSMGQMVDAVILSLDKDNKKLSLGIKQLEPDPWLNLMQKYPVDSRHKGIVRNLTNFGVFVELEQGVDGLVHISDLSWTKKIRHPGEVVKKGDEIEVVILSVDVDQRRISLGHKQIEDNPWDRFGDTYKVGTEVEGKIVRIIEKGVIVELPMGVDGFVPVSQLAQSQVKNIADKFKVGEALPLKVLEFEKESKKIVLSAVEALKDKETHLVDEYMAQHKLPSSTIGDAVGAQDTQALEGDTSIPAEN
- the cmk gene encoding (d)CMP kinase; translation: MSPRKLVIAIDGPAASGKSTTAKLVAARLGYLHIDTGAMYRAITLKVLRSGVQGYYSTRIAELVSSTSIELQPVNGSLKILLDGRDVSEAIRSPEVTTAVSSVSSIRQVRAVLVSEQRRIGRQGGVVLEGRDIGTVVFPDADLKVFMIASIDARALRRQRELRQHGIETDLNILREEIRQRDEKDSTRDESPLKKADDAIELDTSEMSIDEQVEFVVRKAEERMKAIGS
- a CDS encoding DUF512 domain-containing protein; the protein is MKITTIEPGSIAEELELKVGDEVLEINGKRVADVIDYRFYENDPVISVKVASNGEITIYDIEKDEGEPLGLDFEDFKILSCGNDCIFCFVDQNPKGMRSQVYFRDGDYRLSFMYGNYTTMTNAGPAILRRIIQQRLSPQYISVHVTDYKIRKLMMGLKKDDLILEKIKLLHDNGIDMHTQIVLCPGLNDGTALEKTVHDLYRFNNHVISLAIVPVGLTDHRFGLYQLRKVDEQYAQNLLNRVEEWQEVFKKETGRSFVYCSDEFHIVAGRSIPDDEYYDEFPQTENGVGLVRTFIRETRKQAKQFPRKLAGKKKLTMATAELPSGFMRSVILPLLHNIPDLAAALYTVPNTLFGSSVTVAGLLSGKCLLSSLKDKELGDLLLLPPDILNNDGLFLDNMTVPQLEDALNVPILVFDGRWNDVFSHLTKRRRRARLATV
- a CDS encoding 4-hydroxy-3-methylbut-2-enyl diphosphate reductase, whose amino-acid sequence is MKVTIDKNSGFCWGVVRTVDIAEEVMKDSPELYSLGPIIHNPMEINRLKEKGLETITHSDFEQLSGKKVLIRAHGEPPSTYALARKNNIELIDATCPVVTKVQERIRKFCDKGYQIVIFGKKDHAEVIGLVGHTNNEAIVIKSVEETSKVDLTRKTVLFSQTTMDKPTFYEIARVLKEKVRGEFEVGTFEESAIDFHAKDTICGQVSGRDKKLREFASQNDVMIFVAGRNSSNGKVLYDICKEANPDTFFIEQESELKHEWFEGKKSAGISGATSTPHWLMEKVKTAVEMIASPMHAEHTV
- the mtaB gene encoding tRNA (N(6)-L-threonylcarbamoyladenosine(37)-C(2))-methylthiotransferase MtaB, which produces MPKVAFHTLGCKLNYAETSILGKQFADRGFDIVDFGQQADVCVINTCSVTERANRECRQIIRRALRSSVKPIVVVTGCYAQLEPEQVASIEGVDYVLGAKEKFELLDHVTSLEKKPYPHVAVSEIQDVDSFGIGYSTHATDRTRAFLKVQDGCDYNCSFCTIPLARGASRSQSLRDCVEQSQLLVEQGYKEIVLTGVNVGDYGKNADTDLLTLLKALVKVEGLERIRISSIEPNLLTEEILHFVASEKKMAPHFHVPLQSGSDVILRGMRRRYTTQQYSDLIHRIKMTIPDCGIGVDVIVGFPGESDVLFQETHRFLAELPITYLHVFTYSERPNTPATGIDDPVEPRVRFQRNKALRILSQKKKDAFHLNMVGHEVQVLFEGDLEDGIRLGFSGNYVRVGMPAHCVGENELVGSRIVEPGKNFMLAERIDGRGGAVEAENAGKLLIETQGYL